gggagcaggtagaacttcctttGTTCTACCTGTTATCCCCTCAGAAattccatctgtttttggttaataTGTCTGGCTGTTTTgggtatatgggtctaggtagcttggtgttatgattcgtgttgtttagttgtcggtctgtctccagcaggtattgttgtctctcgagaatgactgtgctgctacccttgtcttctggGTCTTATGAACAtttccgtgttggatccaagctcccggattgtctgtctttctctccgggtaagattctgtttgtttcttgtatttcactgtgacagggcagagacctgattgaaggggttcaaacatgggagttctgggaaagatgagcAAGgagttgggaggtgacaacatgttcaaagagtttggagaggagagggaggttgaagacggggcagtaaTTTTTAAGGCTGGCAGggccaagggtttgttttattgtggagggggtgatgatggcagatttgaaggacagagggacagtacctgaagagagagaaatgttgacaatatctgtggacacagggtagttggctgatcagtagcttagTGGGAATAGGGTTGATGGAGTAGgaactgggtctcatggacaagatgagctctcagagggcatgaggggagatgggagagaaactagagaaagatatgggtttactcaatctcagtcacaaagaacctccacaagctcctcacacttcttgttggaggtgaggatggaagagacaggggaagagcgagagtacttcaaaaggaactaacttgtgtcagagatattaaaaagtatccacacactgcgtatttaacacaaatctaatttatttgacttttagccagaatattagcccctgtaaatgggctggagtttgttatcagaagaaagagacccaaatgaacatggttcagtcctgaatgtgaggaacagcaaaatacaATCGCTGTAGTTATTTGTggcctcgctggtgtgtcagcaggttggatgaagtggtgaatcccttcccacacttggcgcaagtgtatggcctctccccagtgtgaatccgctgatgtacagtgaggttagatgatcgcctgaacccagtcccgcagtgagagcacctgaacggtttctcatcagtgtgaacacgttgatggctcatcagttccccagaacttttatagcacttcccgcagtctggacattggaatggtctctcatcagtgtgaactcgctggtgtgtggacagagtggatgactcagtgaatcccttcccacatttggagcaggtgaatgatctctccccagtgtgaattcgctggtgactcagcagggaagatgacttagtgaatcccttcccacacttggagcaggtgaatggtctctccccagtgtgaactcgctggtgtctcagcaggtgggatgacttactgaatcctttcccacactctgaacaggtgaatggtctctccccagtgtgaattcgctggtgtgtggacaaagtggatgactgagtgaatctcttcccacactttgagcaggtgaatggtctttccccagtgtgaactcgctggtgtttccgcaggtcgaaagactgtgtgaatcccttcccacactttgtgcaggtgaatggtctctccccagtgtgactgcgtcgatgagtttctagCTTGGATGGggaactgaatcctttcccacagtccgcacatttccacggtttctcctcagtttgactgcatttgtggcttgtgagacctgatgattgactgaatcctcgtccacacacacatgtgtatggtttctccccactgtgaacgatgctttttccttccatgttcaaaatccgctgatattcaggatatgataaattgaggactctgtcagatcctgatctgATGCTTGGTTTGGGTTTttggactttgaagcctccccttcgaacaccctgtgaaactgattcaaaacagaaaatagggagtgagagagaacccacataaacacaaaggcaggttgtgaaattgagctgaatgaatgtggtcatttgtggggaaaaagtgaccatATAAACTGCTCAATTGTTGTAAAATCCGACTGATCTCTTTGGGAAGAgagagaggtgaagagggattttgtatatttaCAAGACATATCAAGAgatagttggcaaagcaaattcgatgttgagcttcataaacagtaatattgctaccaaaaactatgcttctggtggcacggtggttagcactgcagcctcgcagcaccagggacccgggttcaattccaaccttgatgactgtctgtgaggagtttgcactttccccccggtgtctgcgtgggtttccacccggtgctcagattccctccaacagtccaaagaagtgaaagttaggtggattggccttgataaattgcccctcagtgtccagtatgtgcaggttaggtggggctatggggttacagggacagggttggAGTGTGGGCCGAGGCaaagtgccctttcagagaatcagtgcagacgggatgggccgaatggcctccttctgcactgtaggaattctatggttctaattctattctctgaatctttataaagctctggtgaccactcttcaggaagaatgtgaaggttcttgtagaaggtgcagaggagatttaccagaaaagTTCCAGCAAAGGAACTCATGTCACTGAACAGAGCcccagagctttggacacatgggacataaTGTCTGAcaagacagtgaaatccggagagcaggcTTGGCttcctttcctttctctctctgcctccactcTGCCCCACCAACAAGATATTGggactttctatagatatgtcaggaataaaagaatgactagggtaagagtagggccagtcaaggacagtagtgggaagttgtgcgtggagtccgaggagataggagaggtgcgaaatgaatatttttcatcagtattcacacaggaaaaagacaatgttgtcgaggagaatactgagattcaggctactagactagaagggcttgaggttcataaggaggtggtgttagcaattctggaaagtgtgaaaatagataagtcccctgggccggatgggatttatccgaggattctctgggaagctagggaggagattgctgagcctttggctttgatctttgtcatctttgtctacaggaatagtgccagaagactggaggatagcaaatgttgtccccttgttcaagaaggggagtagagataaccccggtaactatagaccagtgagccttacttctgttgtgggaaaaatcttggaaaggtttataagagaaaggatgtataatcatctggaatggaataatttgattagagaaagtcaacacggttttgtgaagggtaggtcgtgcctcacaaaccttatagagttctttgagaaggtgaccaaacaggtggatgaggataaagcagttgatgtggtttctatggatttcagtaaagcgcttgataaggttccccacagtaggctactgcagaaaatacggaggcatgggattcagggtgatttagcagtttggatcagaaattggctagatggaagaagacaaagagtggtggttgatgggaaatgttcagactggagtccagttactagtggtgtgccacaaggatctgttttggggccactgctgtttgtcatttttataaatgacctggaggagggcgtagaaggatgggtgagtaaatttgcagatgacactaaagtcggtggagttgtggacagtgcggaaggatgttacaagttacagagcgacatagataagctgcagcgctgggctgagaggtggcaaatggagtttaatgcagaaaagggtgatgtgattcattttggaaggaataacaggaagattacTGGgtcaatggtaagattcttggcagtgtggatgagcagagagatctcggtgtccatgtacatagattcctgaaagttgccacccaggttgagagggttgttaagaaggcgtacggtgtgttagcttttattggtagagggattgagtttaggagccatgaggtcatgttgcagctatacaacactctggtgcggccgcatttggagtattgcgtgcaattctggttgccgcattataggaaggatgtggaagcattggaaagggtgcagaggagatttaccagaatgttgcctggtatggagggaagatcttatgaggaaaggctgagggacccgaggctgttttcgttagagagaaggttaagaggtgacttaattgaggcatacaagatgatcagaggattggatagggtggacagtgagagcctttttcctcggatggtgatgtctagcacgagggaac
This portion of the Scyliorhinus torazame isolate Kashiwa2021f chromosome 5, sScyTor2.1, whole genome shotgun sequence genome encodes:
- the LOC140419515 gene encoding uncharacterized protein, translating into MEGKSIVHSGEKPYTCVCGRGFSQSSGLTSHKCSQTEEKPWKCADCGKGFSSPSKLETHRRSHTGERPFTCTKCGKGFTQSFDLRKHQRVHTGERPFTCSKCGKRFTQSSTLSTHQRIHTGERPFTCSECGKGFSKSSHLLRHQRVHTGERPFTCSKCGKGFTKSSSLLSHQRIHTGERSFTCSKCGKGFTESSTLSTHQRVHTDERPFQCPDCGKCYKSSGELMSHQRVHTDEKPFRCSHCGTGFRRSSNLTVHQRIHTGERPYTCAKCGKGFTTSSNLLTHQRGHK